From Cohaesibacter gelatinilyticus, the proteins below share one genomic window:
- a CDS encoding DUF2141 domain-containing protein translates to MPFPRLIPAALAASMTLWASPLLADEPLRVEINNIKSNKGTIYVMAFSTKADFETINEKALKGIAYTKASMAEKGKLTLLVKGAKPGCCALVAFHDENDNKDIDMIAGIPREGYAFSNGEKDGEPPAFDKAIVKENSTQIPLIYW, encoded by the coding sequence ATGCCATTCCCCCGGCTTATCCCTGCGGCTCTTGCTGCCTCCATGACACTTTGGGCTTCGCCACTTCTGGCGGACGAACCCTTGCGTGTCGAGATCAACAATATCAAATCGAACAAAGGCACCATCTATGTGATGGCCTTCTCCACCAAGGCGGATTTTGAGACCATCAATGAAAAAGCCCTCAAAGGCATTGCCTATACAAAGGCAAGCATGGCCGAAAAGGGTAAGCTCACCCTGCTGGTGAAAGGCGCCAAGCCCGGCTGCTGCGCCCTCGTTGCCTTTCATGATGAAAATGACAACAAGGACATCGATATGATCGCCGGCATTCCGCGCGAGGGCTATGCTTTTTCAAACGGCGAGAAAGACGGCGAACCACCAGCCTTTGACAAAGCAATCGTGAAGGAAAACTCTACCCAAATACCGCTGATCTATTGGTAG
- a CDS encoding DUF2938 domain-containing protein, with translation MSTDLLFNALILGIGATITMDLVALIQKHLLKQQVLDYAMVGRWIGHMPKGCFTHSPIMKSQPIAFEGLIGWAMHYLIGILFAFVFLFIMGNGWLQSPILWPALGFGVATVIAPYFIMQPCLGAGIAASKTPAPNIARLKSLVAHSTFGIGLWLTALILPF, from the coding sequence ATGTCGACAGACCTTCTTTTCAACGCCCTCATATTGGGTATTGGTGCAACCATCACCATGGATCTGGTTGCACTGATCCAAAAGCATCTCCTGAAACAACAGGTGCTCGATTATGCAATGGTAGGTCGCTGGATCGGCCATATGCCAAAGGGGTGCTTCACTCATAGCCCCATCATGAAAAGCCAGCCCATTGCCTTTGAAGGCCTCATCGGCTGGGCAATGCATTATCTGATCGGCATTCTTTTCGCCTTCGTCTTTCTATTCATAATGGGCAATGGCTGGCTGCAAAGCCCGATCCTATGGCCAGCCCTCGGCTTTGGCGTGGCAACCGTCATCGCGCCCTATTTCATCATGCAACCCTGCCTTGGCGCAGGCATCGCCGCCAGCAAAACTCCTGCCCCAAACATTGCCCGACTAAAAAGCCTCGTTGCCCATTCCACCTTCGGCATCGGCCTCTGGCTCACGGCTCTTATCCTGCCTTTTTAA